CGATCAGGCTGTGACGCCCGCGTGTCTCCCCGCCCTCGACCGATTCGAGCAGGAAATCGCCACGCCCCGGTTCGATCAGCTTCAGCGCGGCGGCGACCGGGGTTTCGGTGTCGGCGACCTGGCGCTGCCACAGCAAGGCCGGGCGCCCGGCCGCGAGCGCCGTCAGTGCCGCCGATCGACCGGCGCGATCAGGGCTGATCGGTCGCACTCGCGCCGCCGAGCAGGTCGGCCTTCAACTTGGCGATCGCGGCGGCATTGCGCGTGACCCCGATCGCGTTCTGGACCGCCTTGCCGAATTCGGCGGCGTATTCGCGACCGATCACCTTGCCGATGTCGGCACGGGTTCCGGCGATGACGGTTTTGTTGCCGCGCGCATCGCCCGGCACGATCGTATCGAGATGGATGATGTAGAAACCTGCCTTTTCGGGCGCTTCCAGCATCTTGGTAGTGCCCTGCGCCATCGCGAACAGCATTGCGAGCGGCGGCGGGACGGCGCGCGGGTTGGACAGCAATTGCGCGCGCGGCCCCGCGATCGGACGGGCCGCAGGCAGCTTCAGGCCCGTGGCACCAAGCGCCTGGGGAAGCGGCGTGCCCTTGTTGGCGGCGGCCACGACGGTGGCGGCGAACTGACGTGCGGCGCGCTGCGACCGGTCGATGATGAAATCGCGCGCAACGATCTCACGGATTTGCGCCAGTGGGCGTGGAGCGGCGGCGATGATCTTGTCGAGCTGCGCCAGCGCGAAGCTGCCATCGGTGCCGAGCGGGATGGTCTGGGCTTCGTCGCCGGCTTGCGCCGCAAAGCCCGCAGCGACGATCTGCGCGAGTGCCGGATCGGGCTGGGTGGTCGGCGCATCGGGGTCAGCGCCCGTTGCGAGCAAGGCGGGGGTGCGGAGCGCGGTGAGCTTGTTCTTCGCGACGATGCCGTCGAAATGATCGCGCGCCAAGCTGTCGTCGAAGCTCGCGCGGAGCGTGCTGAGCACCGTCCCGGTCTTTTGCTTGAGCAAGTCGGCCTTGAGTTCCGGCGTTGCCTCGGCGAGCGTCTTGGCGGCCTGGGTGCGCTGCTTTTCGACCTTCAGCACGACGAAGCCGAGCGGCCCGCGCAAGGGCCCGACGACATCGCCGACCTTGCCAGCAAAGGCGGCGTTGGCGAGCTCGACCGAGCTTTGCTTGACGTAGGCATCCTTCTGCACGTCGGTCGCGGTGACGGGCTCAAGCCCCGCGGCACGCGCGGCCGCTTCGATCGGGGTACCACCGCGCACCTTGGCAGCAAGTGCGGTTGCCGCGGCCTGATCGGCGACGACGACTTGCACGATCGTGCGCAGATCGGCGGGCGCGTATTTTGCGGACTGTGCCTTATAGGCGGCGGCGATCTCGGCCTCGGTCGGCGTGATCTGCGCCACGACCGGAGCGGGATTGACCAGCGCATAGCGCAGGATGCGCCGTTCTGGCACGCGGTAGCGTGCGACGTTGCGGGTATAATACGGAGTCAGTTCGGCGTCGGTCGGCGCGGCGCCGGCGGGGACGGCCTGGGTCGGGATGAAGCCGATCACGCCGCGACGCTGCTCCAGCAACAAGCTCGAATAGGGCAAGGCGAGCTGCTCGGGCACTTGCGCGGCGCGGACGGTGGGGACGATCAGGTGGCGCGTGACGATCTGATCGGTCACGTCCTCGCGGACTTGCGCGTCGGTCTGGCCGATCTGCTGCAGCGCCGCTTCATATTTCTTCGGATCGAACTTGCCGTCTATGCCGGCCAAGCTTGGCTGGCTGGCGATGATGCCGTCGACCGACTTCTTGCTGATGACCATGCCCTGCTGTTTGGCATAGGCGCGGAAGGCGGCCGAATCGATCATCCGCTCGACCGTCGCCTCGAACCCGCCGCCCGCGATGAAACCGGCCATGTCGAGCTGCGGGTTCTGCTGCCGATATTGATCGACATCGCGCTGCGCCGCCGCGCGCAGCTCGGCAATTGTGATCTTCGTCTTGCCGACGGTGACGGCGACATCGCCCTTGGCCGCGCCGCCAGCGCCGCCCAACGAACCCGCATTGTCGCTAAGCACGAAGAGCAGCCCCATCAACGCGACGAAACCGAGCGCAACGGCAGCCCCGATCGGATTGGTGATGAAGCGGCGAATGAAACTGATCATGGTCGGATAGGGCCGATCTTTTGAAAGCGTGTTGCGCGCCGCTTTAGGGGGGAGGCGTGGCGGCTTCAAGCTTGCGTGCGCGCGCCGCTGCGTTATCGCATCCGCAAACACGACCGTGAAGGGTGAGGGATGACACGACGCAAGCTGGTGGCGGGCAATTGGAAGATGAACGGCGACCGCGCGGCGCTGACCGAACTGGTCGCGATCGCGGCGGCGGGGGCGAGCACGGATGTCGACGTGGCGATTGCGGTTCCCGCCACGCTGATCGCGCCTGCGGGCGAGCGCGTGCCGGGCTTCGCGATCGGGGCGGAGGATGTCCACCCGGCCGACAAGGGCGCGCATACCGGGTGCCTGTCCGCGGCGATGCTCAAGGAAGCCGGCGCGTCCTTCTCAATCGTCGGGCATAGCGAGCGCCGCGCCGACTGCCACGAAACCGACGCGCAAGTGAAGGCCAAGGCCGAGGCGCTGCACCGCCACGGAATGCGCGCGATCCTGTGCGTCGGCGAAACGCTGGCCGAGCGTGATGCGGGCCGGGCCGAGGCGGTGGTGACGGCGCAGATCGCCGGATCGCTGCCCGAGGGTGCGGCGGCGGAGTGGCTGTCGATCGCCTATGAGCCGGTCTGGGCGATCGGTACGGGGCGCACGCCGACGGTCGAGGATGTGGCGGCGATGCACGGCGCGATCCGCGCGAAGCTGCGCGCGTTGATCGGCGACGAGGCGGATGCGGTGCGGATCCTGTACGGCGGATCGGTGACGGCGGAGAATGCGGCGGACTTGCTGCACGCGGGCGATGTCGACGGCGCGCTGGTCGGCGGCGCGAGCCTGACGGCGGCGAAGTTCGTGCCGATCATCGAAGCAGCCTGAGGGCCGGGTGGCGCGGCAGCTCAAGGTGTTCGTGGTGCCCGCGGGCTTCCACGACGCCTATGTCGCGGCACCGAGCCGCAAGGCCGCGCTTGCGGCCTGGGGCAGCGAGCACGACCTGTTTGCGCGGGGGATTGCGCAGGAAGTTACCGATCCGGCGCTCACCGCCGAGCCGCTCGCGCATCCGGGCGCGGTGATCAAACGCTCGCGCGGGACGACGGCGGAGCAGATCGCCGCACTGCCCGATGCGCCGGTGCGGACGGCGGAGGACGATCCGCCGGCCACGCCTGCCAAAACCAAGCGGGGCGGGGGCAAGGCTTCACCCGAGCGGAAAGCGGAACCGAAACCCACACCGCCACCCCCGCCCAAGCCCTCGCGCGACGCGCTCGCCGCGGCGGAACAGGCGCTCGCCGATCTGGAAGATGCCTACCGCGACGCCGACGCTGCGCTTCTCGCGCGGCAACGCGCGCTTGACCGTGAACGCCGCGATCTCGAGGCAGCGCATGAGCGCGACAGCAAGGAGCGCGGCGATGCGCTGGCGGAGGAACGCGACCGCTACGACCGAGCGATTTCACGCTGGCGGAAGGAGTAGGGGAGACGTGGAATTGAATCGGAGGCTGCGGCTTCCGCCCGGTTTTTGCCGTCAGCCATCGTTTTGGTGCGACCCCAAAGCGGTAGTCTTCTGCGCCTACTCGACTTTCAAATGAGCGGCCCCAATCGCGCCGACGATCATTCCGATAGACGGAAACTCGCGCAGATCGGCAGGCAAATCCTCTGGTTTAATGAAGACAGAAGGAGATGCGACCAACTCGTAGGTGCCTAGCGCTTGAGCACGTGATCTATGCCCATCCGTCCAGTCGTACACAAAGAACCCTCGGCGGCTTAGATCGATGAATGAGCTTGGGTTCGGCACCGCAGCGACTGCAGTCGCATCGCCTACGACCGGCAAGTTGAGCAGCCTTTCCTCGATACCGACCACGTCGATACCGCTCTTTAAAACGGCGGCAGGAATCGGGCCTTCGCCCGCAGTTATCATCGCAGCCAACCGCCCGTCGGCGTCAGTGGCGAGCCAAGTGCAATCGATCTGGGTCGGATATACCATATCCGGAAGCTAGGCCGACCAAAGTCTGGTTTCAAACGAATTGGGCCCAAAGCTGACCGTCTCCTGACAACCAAAGCGGCCTTCCACCCCTACGCATCAAACCGGCGGGGGCACCAACCCGATCAGCTTCATCGCCACCGCTTGCGCGACCATCGTGATCAGCCAGTAGAGGCTGTCGCCCACGGCGCGGCGGGGCGGCGCGCTGCGATAGCTGTGGGTGATCGCGACCACCGGCAGCACGAAGCCCGCCCAGATCACCACCGCGCTGCCCACCGCCATGATCCACGGGGCGGCCTTGGGCGGGGCTAGGATCAGCGCGCCCGCCAGGATCGAGGCGAACCAGAACAAGCCGAGCGCGGCGGTGACGATTGCGCCGATCGACATTCGACCCACCGACCGATCGAACGTCACGCGATAGGCCGCACCGGTCGTCAGCCCGATCGTTGTCGCGATCAGGATGGGGAACAGGTTGAGCCAGATGTAGATCATCCCGGATACCGCCCTTTCAGCACCGCCCAGGCCGCGCGCAGGCCGAGCGCGTCGCCGCCCTTGGGCCGGCCCGGCTTCGACGCTGGTCGCCACGCGAAGGTGTCGAAATGCGCCCAGGGCGTGCCCGCATCGACGAAGCGGCGCAGGAAGAGCGCGGCGGTCACCGATCCGGCAAAGCCGCCCTCGGGCGCGTTGACCATGTCGGCGATGTCGCTGTCGAGCATCGCATCGTACCCGTCCCACAGCGGCATCCGCCACAGCGGATCGCCGACCGCGCTGCCCGCCGCGAGCAGCGCATCGGCGAGCGTGTCGTCATTGACGAAGGTTGCGGGCAGATCGGGGCCGAGCGCGACGCGCGCTGCGCCGGTCAGCGTCGCGAAATCGAGGATCAGGCCGGGGTTGCTCTCCGCCGCTTTGGTCAGCGCATCGCCGAGGACGAGCCGCCCCTCGGCATCGGTATTGGTGTTCTCGACCGTCAGCCCTTTGCGCGAGCGCAGGATGTCGCCGGGGCGGAAGGCATTGCCCGCGATGCTGTTCTCGACCGCCGGAATCAGCAGGTGCAGCCGGACGGGCAAACGTAGCCCCATCACCAGCCCGGCGAGCGCGAGCGCGTGCGCGGCACCGCCCATGTCTTTCTTCATCAGCTTCATGCTGCCGCCGGTCTTGATGTCGAGACCGCCCGAATCGAAGCATACGCCCTTGCCGATGATCGCGATGCGCGGGTTCTTGGGGTCGCCCCATTCGAGCTCGATCAGGCGCGGCTCGCGGCCCTTGGCGGCGGCTTGGCCGACGGTGTGGATCATCGGATAGCCTTGGACGAGCGCGTCGCCCTTGGTCACCGTGAGCGTCGCTGAATGCGCCTCGGCCAGCTTTTTCGCTTCCGCTTCCAGCTCGGCGGGGCCGAGATCGGCGGCAGGGATGTTGACCAGATCGCGGACTTGCGCGGTGGCGCTCGCAATCGCGACGGTCTCGACGATCCGCGCGGGTTCGCCGGTCAGCAGCACGCGCGGCCCTTGGGCGGGATCGTCGCTGCGGTAGCGGGTGAACTTGTGTTGCGCGAGGCACCAGCCGAGCATCGCGGCACCGGGCTCGCCCTCGGCCAGGCGATAGGTCCCCTCGGGCAATTGCTCGCCGAGCGACGCGATCCGCCACGGCGAGTCGACGCCTTCGTTGCACACCAGCAGCATCGCCCAATCGTCCGGGCCATCACCTGGCAGGACCGCGCGATTGCCCGCCTTGCCGGTCAGCCGGTGCGCCGCGACGGTGGTGCGGATGCGCGGCGGTTGCGCGTTCAGCCATTCCGACCAGCGATCGGGATGAACGACGTGGATGCTCCGCGCGGGCTGGCCGCGATCGGGCTGCAGCAGGCTTGCGAAATCGGTCATTGCTGGGTGGGTGCCACTAGGAATTGTTCGATCTTTCCGTTCTCGCCGGGTTCGGCATAGGTGCTGATGACAAGGGTGATGGTCGGGAATTCGACACGGTAGACGCGGTTGACGAAGCCGCCGCGCAACCGCGTCTTGCCCATCTGCGCGAAGCTGCGCGGCGTGCCGAGCGGGGCCAAGCTGGTGCGGTAATCGCCGAGCGTAGTGGCGTTGAAATAGAAGTTCGCATTCTCGGTCAGGCGGCTGCGGTCGAGCGTGCCGCCGCGCACTTGATCGAACACTTGGCGTACTTGCGCGAGCGCGGCGGTGTCGGCCGGATCGGGCGCTGCCGGCGTGAGCACGATGCCCGAGAGCTTTTGGGACAGGACCTTGAACGCTTCGTTCGACCAGCTGTTGGTCAGCACGACGATCGCGGCCTTGTCATCGGGATAGACGATGTTTTCCGAGAGGAAGCCGACTGCCTCGCCGCTATGCTCGATGAAGCGGTGGCCGCTGGCGGACCCGCTGAACACGCCGAGGCCGTAGCCGTTGGTGGTGCCATCGGCGAGCTTGACCGGCGTTTCCTGCGCCGCCCAATCCTCGGGCGTTAGCACGGTGCGATCGAGCCGCGCGACATCCCACAAGGCGAGCGATTTTGCGCTCATCGACAGCTCGCCAGCCGCGTAAAGCCAGCCGTGCGCGGCGGGCGTGACGGGGCGCACTGGTCCCAGCGCGGCGCGCCCGTAGCCTTGCGGAAAGCCCGGCCCGATCGCGAGATCCTGGTCGGACGCTTTGATGCCGAGCGGCTTGAAGATGCGCGCTTGGAGAAAATCGAGCAGCGGTTGGCCGGAGACCTTTTCGACGATCATGCCCGCGACGACATAGCCGGTGTTCGAATATTGCCACTGCGTGCCGGGGGTGAAATCGAGCGGTTTCTTCGCCCAGCGATCGACGATCTGCTGCGGTGTGACGGGTGTGGCCATCGCCTTGAAGCTGTAATCCTGCGGCCAGTAATCCTGTAGCCCTGCGGTGTGGCTGAGCAATTGGCGCAGCGTGATCGTGTCGCCACCGCTGATATCAGGGAGGTATTTTGCGACCGTATCGTCGAGGCTGAGCTTGCCGTCGCGTTGCAGCAGCAGGACGGCAGCGGCAGTGAATTGCTTCGAGATCGAGGCGATCTGATACGGGGCGTCGTCGCGCGTCGTGCCGGTTTCGGCCTGCTTGCCATACGCCTTGGCATAGACGACGCGCCCACCGCGTACGATCGCGATCGAGGCCGAGGGCACGCCCGATTTGGCGAGCGTGTCGGTGACGGTGCTGTCGACCTTCGCCGTTTCGGCGGGGCTCAAATCCTGCGCGGCGAGGGGTGCGGCGGCGACCAGCAGGATCGCGGCGAAACAGGATCGGAACGGCGTCACGGGCACTCTTTCACAGGGTCTGAGACGCCGATATGTCACCCCCGTGCCGAAAAAGGAAAGCCAGAAGTGGCTCAGGCGACGGGCGCGCCGTACAAATCGTGCTCGTCGGCGTCCTCGATCTCGACGGCCACGATGTCGCCTTGCTTGAGGTGCCCGGCATCGCGCAGGAAGACTTCCCCGTCGATCTCTGGCGCATCGGCCTTGGAGCGGCCGGTCGCGCCGCCCTCTTCATCGACTGCGTCGATGATCACGTCGAGCGTGCGGCCGATCTTGGCCTGGAGCTTCTCCGCCGAAATGCGTGCGGTCAGTTCCATCAACCGGGCGTAGCGCTCTTCCTTGATGTCCTCGGGTACGTGATTGGGCAAGTCGTTGGCGGCGGCACCCTCGACCGGTTCGAAGCGGAACGCCCCGACGCGGTCGAGCTGCGCTTCCTCGAGCCAGTCCATTAAATAGGCGAAATCGTCCTCGGTCTCGCCGGGGAAGCCGACGACGAAGGTCGATCGGATCGCGATGTCGGGCGCGATCGTCCGCCAGTTCTTGATGCGCTCAAGCACCTTGGTTTCGTTCGCCGGGCGCTTCATGAGCTTGAGCACGTTGCGGCTGGCGTGCTGGAACGGGATGTCGAGATAGGGGAGCACCAGCCCCTCGGCCATCAGCGGAATGACGTGATCGACGTGCGGGTAGGGGTACACGTAATGCAGTCGCACCCACGCGCCGAGCTTGCCCAGTTCGCGCGACAGATCGGTCATGTGCGCGCGGACCTCTTCGCCGTGCCACATCCGCGGCTGGTGACGGATGTCGACGCCGTACGCGGACGTGTCCTGGCTGATCACCAGCAATTCCTTGGTGCCGGCTTCGATCAGCTTTTCGGCTTCGCGCAGGATCGCATCTGGGCGGCGGCTGACGAGATCGCCGCGAAGGCTCGGGATGATGCAGAAGGAGCAGCGGTGGTTGCAGCCTTCGCTGATCTTCAAATAGCTGTAGTGGCGCGGGGTGAGCTTCAGGCCGCTGTCGGGCACCAAGTTGAGGAACGCGCTCGGCGGCATCGGCGCCGCTTCGTGAACCGCACCCACGACTTCTTCGTACTGATGCGCGCCGGTGACCGCGAGGACGTTCGGGAATTTGGCGCGGATCATCTCCGCTTCCTTGCCCATGCAGCCGGTGACGATGACGCGGCCATTCTCGGCGATCGCCTCGCCGATTGCTTCGAGGCTTTCCTCCTTGGCCGAATCGAGAAAGCCGCAGGTGTTGACGAGCACGACGTCGGCGCCGGCATAATCGGGCGACATCTGATAGCCGTCGCTGCGCAGCTTGGTCAGGATGCGTTCGCTGTCGACCAGGTTCTTGGGACAGCCGAGCGAAACCATGCCGATTTTCGGCGGGGTGGGGAGGAGTGTTGCCATGGGAGGGGCGGCATGTAGCGATTGTGCAGGTAATTTGCCAGCCACCCGCGATCCGCTCGCCCGAACCCGATCATCCGTTCGCCCTGAGCTTGTCGAAGGGCTGTCTTTCTCTCTACCGTGGGCGGGAAGGGCAGAGCTTCGACAAGCTCAGCCCGAACGGAGGTTTGGTGCTCTACGACCTGATACCGCATCCGCAATTTTCCGCGCCCGATCTCGTGATTTCGGTCGAAGCAGCGAGAACCGTCGAGGGTACGTTCGTCATTCGTTACTTGGTTAGCGGCGATACGGACAGAATCCTGATTCCCCAACCTGTCCGATATGCGTCCCGGCATCCCGATCTATGGCAACACACCTGCTTTGAGGCCTTCGTCTCGGCGGGGGAGGGTGCGGACTATCTCGAATTCAATTTCGCTCCCTCGACGGCGTGGGATGCCTTCAAATTCTCGTCCTATCGCGTTTCGGGCGGCTCCTTCCCTTTTCCCACTCCGCACTTTGATGTCGAGCGACCGGAAGGACGCCTTGAGGTTACAGTTGCACTCGACATGACGGAGACGCCCGAGGCTGATGCGAGTGCTACGTGCCACTTAAACCTCTCCGCCGTGATCGAAGAACGCGACGGCACCAAATCCTATTGGGCGCTAGCCCACGCCCCCGGGCCGCCGGATTTCCACAACCGGGATTGCTTTATCGCGACCCTCCCGGCACCTGAGCGGCCATGAACTTCGGTATCGATCGCCTGCTCGCCGACCCTGCGCTCCGCAAGCCGCTGGAGGGGAAGCGTGTCGCGTTGCTCGCGCATCCAGCCTCCGTGACGGCTGACCTGACGCACAGCATCGACGCGCTGGTCGCGGCGGGCATCAACATCACCGCCGCGTTCGGGCCGCAGCACGGGATGCGCGGCGATTTGCAGGACAATATGATGGAGTCGCCCGACTTCACCGATCCGACCTACGGCTTCCCGGTGTTCAGCCTCTACGGCGAGGTGCGGCGACCGACCGGGCAATCGATGGGGACGTTCGACGTCGTGCTGGTCGATCTGCAGGATCTCGGCACACGCATCTACACCTTCATCACCACGCTACGGTATATGCTCGAGGCGTGCGCAGAGCATAAGAAAGCGCTGTGGGTGCTTGACCGGCCCAATCCGGTCGGGCGGCCGATCGAAGGCCTTACGCTACGCCCCGGCTGGGAGAGTTTCGTCGGCGCCGGGCCGATGCCGATGCGGCACGGGATGACGCTGGGCGAGCTGGGCCATTGGTTCATCGCCGAGCTCGGCCTCGACGTCGATTATCGTGTGATCGAAATGGAGGGGTGGGAGCCCGACGCCGCGCCGGGGTTCGGCTGGCCTACGGATCGCGTGTGGATCAACCCCAGCCCCAACGCCCCCAACCTCAACATGGCGCGCGCTTACCCCGGCACGGTGATGGTCGAGGGCGCGACGCTGTCCGAAGGGCGCGGCACGACGCGCCCGCTCGAACTGTTCGGCGCGCCGGATATCGATGCCAAGGCGGTGATCGCCGAGATGCGCCGCCTCGCGCCCGAGTGGCTGCACGGCTGTACGCTGCGCGACATCTGGTTCGAGCCGACCTTCCACAAGCATGTCGGCCAATTGTGCAGCGGCGTTCATATCCACGCCGAGGGGCCATCCTACGATCACGCCGCGTTCCGCCCGTGGCGGGTGCAGGCGTTGGGCTTCAAGGCGATCCGTGCGCTGTATCCGGATTATGATCTTTGGCGCGATTTTCCGTATGAATATGCGTTCGGGAAGCTCGCGATCGACGTCATCAATGGCGGCCGTGCCTTGCGCGAATGGGTGGACGACTCGCGCGCGACTCCGGGCGATCTCGATGCGCTGACGCTGACAGACGAAGCTGCTTGGGCCGAGTCGCGGCGGCCTTTCCTGCTGTATTAGACGGATTCGGCGGCGCCCTGTTCGTCTCACCGCAACGCAGCAACGACTCGCGCCTCTCACGCCAATTGATGATGGTCACGCAAGGCGCGGTATTCCATGAGGATTTCACCGATTCGTTGGCCGGGGGGCCAGTATTCGCGTACCGGAGGGATGCCGTGGAATCCGACCGTCAATTCTATATGCGGCGCGTAACCGCCGAACGTCAGGCCGCAGCGCGTGCGATCACCGAGGAAGCGCGCGAGCGTCGGATGATGCTGGTGGCGATGTACCTGCAGAAGCTGCAAGCGATTCCGGCCTGACTTCGCTCCCCTCCCTGAAAGGGAGGGGTTGGGGGTGGGTTGGCGGGCAAAGCTCGCCGCTCTACACTAACCACATGCGCCGGATTTCGAAATCCATAACGGAGAACGCAAGACGGATGCGGCGCGAGCCGACACCTGCTGAACGTGAACTTTGGAAGTTGCTCTCAAGATACAGACCGGCTTTTACAAGACAGCTTTCGATTGACGATCGCTACATCATCGATCTTGCAAATCGTGCCGCCAAGCTGGCGATAGAACTGGATGGAAGCCAACATCACGAGCAGATTCGATACGATATGGGGCGGACGGCGTATTTAGAGGCGCAGGGCTGGCGTGTCGTCAGACTTTGGAACTCCGACGTCCTATCGAACCCCGACGGCGCTGCCTCGCGCATTCTGGCGGAGACCGCCGAGTGCCTCGGCGGCACCCACCCCCAACCCCTCCCTTCCAGGGAGGGGAGGAAGCGGACACCACGCTACAAATAATCACCGCTTCCGCGTCAATTCCCGCATTGCCTCATCTAGGCCCGCCAGCGTCAGCGGGTACATTCGGTCGGTCATCAGATCGGCGATGATGCGCAGGCTTTGCGAATAGCCCCATTGTTCTTTCGGGATCGGGTTGAGCCACACCGCGGCGGGATAGGTGTTGGTCATCCGCTGCAGCCATGCCGCGCCCGATTCCTCGTTGAAATGCTCGACCGATCCGCCGGGATGTGTGATCTCATACGGGCTCATCGAGGCATCTCCGACGAACACCAGTTTGTAATCATGGCCGAATTTGTGGAGCACGTCCCACATCGGCGTGCGCTCGGCAAAGCGGCGGCGATTGTCCTTCCACACGCCTTCATACGGGCAATTGTGGAAGTAGAAGAATTCGAGATTCTTGAACTCGGTCGTCGCGGCGGAAAACAATTCCTCGCAGAGCTTGACCCACGGGTCCATCGATCCGCCGACATCCAGGAACAGCAGCAGCTTGACCGCATTGCGGCGCTCGGCGCGCATCACGACGTCGAGCCAGCCCTGCCGCGCCGTGCCGCTGATCGTCGCGTCGATGTCGAGCTCGTCGGCGGCCCCGTCGCGCGCGAATTTGCGCAAGCGCCGCAGCGCCACCTTGATGTTGCGCGTGCCCAGTTCACGCGTGTTGTCGAGATTCTTGAAGTCGCGCTGGTCCCAAACTTTCAGCGCGCGCTTGTGCGTGCTTTCGCCGCCGATGCGGACGCCTTCGGGATTGTAGCCGCTATTGCCGTAGGGCGACGTGCCGCCGGTGCCGACCCATTTGTTGCCGCCCTGGTGGCGCTTTTCTTGTTCCTCGAGCCGCTGCTTGAGCGTCTCCATGATCTCGTCCCACGATCCGAGCGACTTGATCTGCTCCATTTCCTCAGGGGTTAGGTATTTCTCGGCGACGGCCTTCAGCCAATCGGCAGGGATTTCGGCGGCAGTCTGGCCGAAGGTGGTGGCGATGCCCTTGAAGACCTTGGCGAAAACCTGGTCGAAGCGATCGAGCAGGCCCTCGTCCTTCACGTACACGGCGCGCGACAGGTAATAGAATTCCTCGGGCGTGCGGTCGATCACCTCGGCGTCGAGCGCTTCGAGCAGCAACAGGTGCTCCTTGAGGCTGGCGGGGATTCCGGCGCTGCGGAGCTCGTCAAGGAAGTTCAGGAACAT
Above is a genomic segment from Sphingomonas sp. HMP6 containing:
- a CDS encoding peptidylprolyl isomerase, giving the protein MISFIRRFITNPIGAAVALGFVALMGLLFVLSDNAGSLGGAGGAAKGDVAVTVGKTKITIAELRAAAQRDVDQYRQQNPQLDMAGFIAGGGFEATVERMIDSAAFRAYAKQQGMVISKKSVDGIIASQPSLAGIDGKFDPKKYEAALQQIGQTDAQVREDVTDQIVTRHLIVPTVRAAQVPEQLALPYSSLLLEQRRGVIGFIPTQAVPAGAAPTDAELTPYYTRNVARYRVPERRILRYALVNPAPVVAQITPTEAEIAAAYKAQSAKYAPADLRTIVQVVVADQAAATALAAKVRGGTPIEAAARAAGLEPVTATDVQKDAYVKQSSVELANAAFAGKVGDVVGPLRGPLGFVVLKVEKQRTQAAKTLAEATPELKADLLKQKTGTVLSTLRASFDDSLARDHFDGIVAKNKLTALRTPALLATGADPDAPTTQPDPALAQIVAAGFAAQAGDEAQTIPLGTDGSFALAQLDKIIAAAPRPLAQIREIVARDFIIDRSQRAARQFAATVVAAANKGTPLPQALGATGLKLPAARPIAGPRAQLLSNPRAVPPPLAMLFAMAQGTTKMLEAPEKAGFYIIHLDTIVPGDARGNKTVIAGTRADIGKVIGREYAAEFGKAVQNAIGVTRNAAAIAKLKADLLGGASATDQP
- the tpiA gene encoding triose-phosphate isomerase, whose amino-acid sequence is MTRRKLVAGNWKMNGDRAALTELVAIAAAGASTDVDVAIAVPATLIAPAGERVPGFAIGAEDVHPADKGAHTGCLSAAMLKEAGASFSIVGHSERRADCHETDAQVKAKAEALHRHGMRAILCVGETLAERDAGRAEAVVTAQIAGSLPEGAAAEWLSIAYEPVWAIGTGRTPTVEDVAAMHGAIRAKLRALIGDEADAVRILYGGSVTAENAADLLHAGDVDGALVGGASLTAAKFVPIIEAA
- a CDS encoding DOMON-like domain-containing protein, whose amino-acid sequence is MLPWEGRHVAIVQVICQPPAIRSPEPDHPFALSLSKGCLSLYRGREGQSFDKLSPNGGLVLYDLIPHPQFSAPDLVISVEAARTVEGTFVIRYLVSGDTDRILIPQPVRYASRHPDLWQHTCFEAFVSAGEGADYLEFNFAPSTAWDAFKFSSYRVSGGSFPFPTPHFDVERPEGRLEVTVALDMTETPEADASATCHLNLSAVIEERDGTKSYWALAHAPGPPDFHNRDCFIATLPAPERP
- a CDS encoding exo-beta-N-acetylmuramidase NamZ family protein; amino-acid sequence: MNFGIDRLLADPALRKPLEGKRVALLAHPASVTADLTHSIDALVAAGINITAAFGPQHGMRGDLQDNMMESPDFTDPTYGFPVFSLYGEVRRPTGQSMGTFDVVLVDLQDLGTRIYTFITTLRYMLEACAEHKKALWVLDRPNPVGRPIEGLTLRPGWESFVGAGPMPMRHGMTLGELGHWFIAELGLDVDYRVIEMEGWEPDAAPGFGWPTDRVWINPSPNAPNLNMARAYPGTVMVEGATLSEGRGTTRPLELFGAPDIDAKAVIAEMRRLAPEWLHGCTLRDIWFEPTFHKHVGQLCSGVHIHAEGPSYDHAAFRPWRVQALGFKAIRALYPDYDLWRDFPYEYAFGKLAIDVINGGRALREWVDDSRATPGDLDALTLTDEAAWAESRRPFLLY
- a CDS encoding serine hydrolase domain-containing protein; the protein is MTPFRSCFAAILLVAAAPLAAQDLSPAETAKVDSTVTDTLAKSGVPSASIAIVRGGRVVYAKAYGKQAETGTTRDDAPYQIASISKQFTAAAVLLLQRDGKLSLDDTVAKYLPDISGGDTITLRQLLSHTAGLQDYWPQDYSFKAMATPVTPQQIVDRWAKKPLDFTPGTQWQYSNTGYVVAGMIVEKVSGQPLLDFLQARIFKPLGIKASDQDLAIGPGFPQGYGRAALGPVRPVTPAAHGWLYAAGELSMSAKSLALWDVARLDRTVLTPEDWAAQETPVKLADGTTNGYGLGVFSGSASGHRFIEHSGEAVGFLSENIVYPDDKAAIVVLTNSWSNEAFKVLSQKLSGIVLTPAAPDPADTAALAQVRQVFDQVRGGTLDRSRLTENANFYFNATTLGDYRTSLAPLGTPRSFAQMGKTRLRGGFVNRVYRVEFPTITLVISTYAEPGENGKIEQFLVAPTQQ
- the rimO gene encoding 30S ribosomal protein S12 methylthiotransferase RimO, yielding MATLLPTPPKIGMVSLGCPKNLVDSERILTKLRSDGYQMSPDYAGADVVLVNTCGFLDSAKEESLEAIGEAIAENGRVIVTGCMGKEAEMIRAKFPNVLAVTGAHQYEEVVGAVHEAAPMPPSAFLNLVPDSGLKLTPRHYSYLKISEGCNHRCSFCIIPSLRGDLVSRRPDAILREAEKLIEAGTKELLVISQDTSAYGVDIRHQPRMWHGEEVRAHMTDLSRELGKLGAWVRLHYVYPYPHVDHVIPLMAEGLVLPYLDIPFQHASRNVLKLMKRPANETKVLERIKNWRTIAPDIAIRSTFVVGFPGETEDDFAYLMDWLEEAQLDRVGAFRFEPVEGAAANDLPNHVPEDIKEERYARLMELTARISAEKLQAKIGRTLDVIIDAVDEEGGATGRSKADAPEIDGEVFLRDAGHLKQGDIVAVEIEDADEHDLYGAPVA
- a CDS encoding leucyl aminopeptidase family protein codes for the protein MTDFASLLQPDRGQPARSIHVVHPDRWSEWLNAQPPRIRTTVAAHRLTGKAGNRAVLPGDGPDDWAMLLVCNEGVDSPWRIASLGEQLPEGTYRLAEGEPGAAMLGWCLAQHKFTRYRSDDPAQGPRVLLTGEPARIVETVAIASATAQVRDLVNIPAADLGPAELEAEAKKLAEAHSATLTVTKGDALVQGYPMIHTVGQAAAKGREPRLIELEWGDPKNPRIAIIGKGVCFDSGGLDIKTGGSMKLMKKDMGGAAHALALAGLVMGLRLPVRLHLLIPAVENSIAGNAFRPGDILRSRKGLTVENTNTDAEGRLVLGDALTKAAESNPGLILDFATLTGAARVALGPDLPATFVNDDTLADALLAAGSAVGDPLWRMPLWDGYDAMLDSDIADMVNAPEGGFAGSVTAALFLRRFVDAGTPWAHFDTFAWRPASKPGRPKGGDALGLRAAWAVLKGRYPG